A single window of Pseudarthrobacter defluvii DNA harbors:
- the arfA gene encoding arabinosylfuranosidase ArfA, giving the protein MSRARITLDRDFTIGEVPRRLFGSFVEHMGRCVYTGIFEPGHPEADENGFRQDVLKLVKELGATVVRYPGGNFVSGYDWEDGIGPREDRPRRLDGAWHTVETNAFGLHEFVDWSRQAGTEIMEAINLGTRGVDAARAIVEYANHPGGTRLSDLRAKNGHKDPFNIKLWCLGNEMDGPWQIGHKTAEEYGRLAQEAAKAMRFVDPDIELVACGSSNSRMPTFGDWEQTVLTHTYNEVDYVSLHAYYHEYEGDAGSFLASAVDTDFFIESVIATADAVRAKGKHKKHINLSFDEWNVWYQRGRDTEDQLRNVAKAGWREHPRLIEDKYNVTDAVVVGTLLNSLLRHGDRVKIANQAQLVNVIGPIFSEENGPAWRQTIFHPFSRMAELAKGQILRLSVDSDKYENARFGGTDLVDVSATWNEETGRVALFFANRGLEEAADVEVNLRGFDARRVLRAEVLEIPEGGDRFTINSQENPDRVGLKPLEGTKANGSELRLSLPALSWAVVELDVAKS; this is encoded by the coding sequence ATGTCCCGCGCCAGAATCACCCTCGACCGCGACTTCACCATCGGTGAGGTGCCCCGCCGGCTGTTTGGCTCCTTCGTGGAGCACATGGGCCGCTGCGTCTACACCGGCATCTTTGAACCGGGTCACCCGGAGGCTGACGAGAACGGCTTCCGCCAGGACGTCCTCAAGCTCGTCAAGGAATTGGGCGCCACGGTGGTCCGGTACCCCGGCGGCAACTTCGTTTCCGGCTATGACTGGGAGGACGGGATCGGCCCCCGCGAAGACCGCCCGCGCCGGCTTGATGGCGCCTGGCACACGGTGGAAACCAACGCCTTCGGCCTCCACGAGTTCGTGGACTGGTCCCGCCAGGCAGGAACCGAAATCATGGAAGCCATCAATCTCGGCACCAGGGGAGTAGATGCCGCCCGGGCAATCGTGGAGTACGCCAACCACCCCGGGGGCACCCGGCTCTCGGACCTCCGGGCCAAGAACGGCCACAAGGACCCGTTCAACATCAAGCTCTGGTGCCTGGGCAATGAGATGGACGGGCCGTGGCAAATTGGCCATAAGACCGCGGAGGAATACGGCCGCTTGGCGCAGGAAGCCGCCAAGGCCATGCGCTTCGTGGACCCGGACATCGAGCTGGTGGCCTGCGGCAGTTCCAACTCACGCATGCCCACCTTCGGCGACTGGGAGCAGACTGTCCTGACGCACACCTACAACGAGGTGGACTACGTATCACTGCACGCCTACTACCACGAATACGAAGGCGACGCGGGCAGCTTCCTCGCAAGCGCAGTGGATACCGACTTCTTCATCGAATCGGTCATCGCAACAGCCGATGCAGTCCGGGCGAAGGGAAAGCACAAGAAGCACATCAACCTTTCTTTCGACGAATGGAACGTCTGGTACCAGCGCGGTCGGGACACCGAGGACCAGTTGCGCAACGTCGCCAAGGCGGGGTGGCGCGAACACCCCCGGCTTATTGAGGACAAGTACAACGTGACGGACGCCGTGGTGGTGGGCACTTTGCTGAACTCGTTGCTGCGCCACGGAGACAGGGTGAAGATCGCCAACCAGGCCCAGCTGGTCAACGTTATTGGGCCCATCTTCAGCGAGGAGAACGGGCCGGCCTGGCGCCAGACCATCTTCCACCCGTTCTCCCGGATGGCAGAACTCGCCAAGGGCCAGATCCTGCGGTTGTCCGTTGACTCGGACAAGTACGAAAACGCCCGCTTCGGCGGCACCGACCTGGTGGATGTCAGTGCCACCTGGAACGAGGAGACGGGCCGCGTGGCGCTCTTCTTCGCCAACCGGGGCCTTGAAGAAGCTGCGGACGTGGAGGTAAACCTGCGCGGCTTCGACGCACGGCGGGTGCTCCGGGCCGAAGTCCTGGAAATCCCGGAGGGCGGCGACCGCTTCACCATCAACAGCCAGGAGAACCCTGACCGGGTGGGCCTGAAGCCGCTGGAGGGGACAAAGGCAAACGGATCAGAGCTGCGCCTCAGCCTTCCCGCCCTGTCTTGGGCCGTCGTCGAACTGGACGTGGCAAAGAGCTGA
- a CDS encoding Crp/Fnr family transcriptional regulator: MDIEVLRRAPLFATLDDDAFRLLTDELTEVDLSRGASVFREGDQGDQLYFIVSGKVKLGRTSPDGRESLLAILGPGELFGEMALFDPSPRTATATAVSETRLAGLKNESLNTLLRTRPEVSAQLLQALARRLRRTNDSLSDLVFSDVPGRVAKALLDLADRFGRPATDGVLVAHELTQEELAQLVGASRETVNKALAEFVQRGWLRLEARAVVILDMQRLRQRSR; encoded by the coding sequence ATGGACATCGAGGTACTGCGCCGAGCACCCCTTTTCGCCACGCTCGACGACGACGCATTCCGGCTGCTGACCGATGAGCTCACCGAGGTGGACCTGTCCCGCGGCGCATCCGTGTTCCGCGAGGGTGACCAGGGCGACCAGCTGTACTTCATCGTGTCCGGCAAGGTGAAGCTGGGCCGCACCTCCCCCGACGGCCGCGAGTCCCTCCTGGCCATCCTCGGCCCGGGTGAGCTCTTCGGCGAAATGGCCCTGTTCGACCCCAGCCCCCGCACCGCCACCGCCACTGCGGTGTCCGAAACCCGCCTGGCCGGGCTCAAGAACGAGAGCCTGAACACCCTGCTGCGCACCCGCCCCGAGGTCTCGGCCCAGCTGCTGCAGGCCCTGGCCCGCCGCCTGCGCCGCACCAACGATTCCCTCTCCGACCTCGTCTTCTCAGACGTTCCCGGCCGCGTGGCCAAGGCCCTGCTGGACCTCGCAGACCGCTTCGGCCGGCCGGCCACGGACGGTGTCCTGGTGGCGCACGAGCTCACGCAGGAAGAACTGGCACAGCTGGTGGGCGCCTCCCGCGAAACCGTCAACAAGGCCCTGGCCGAGTTCGTCCAGCGCGGCTGGCTCCGCCTTGAGGCCCGCGCCGTGGTCATTCTGGACATGCAGCGCCTCCGCCAGCGCTCCCGCTAG
- a CDS encoding MarP family serine protease has product MVGLTVLDIVLILALLSYLVYGLRNGFLVTVGGLAGFAAGAIAAFFAVPLVSTFVEDSGWRLTAIIAAAVVLMALGHGLGTMVGRQLRGVVRIRPLRAADRLVGGALNLVVSALVMSMLAFSVSSLGVPVVSQQLAESKVIRFIDGLTPTPVKATMAQLRSTVIGNGIPTLIEGLDQGQAVQVPNTSTNTPALNKAAQSVLRIAGTAYECGQNQTGSGFVVSEDRVVTNAHVVAGVSQPVVEMPDGGAMPGRVVYFDTKRDLAVLAVDNLPSRPLPLSRDLPGGSQAAFAGYPHGGPFQSKPATVQDIATVLVPDIYGNNPSPEDIYRLAGDVQPGNSGGPLLTTEGQVAGVVFAKATSDAEVGFAITMNDLEPVAEQAPALSSPVSSGQCIQK; this is encoded by the coding sequence GTGGTCGGCCTGACTGTCCTGGACATTGTCCTGATCCTGGCGCTGCTGTCATACCTGGTCTACGGCCTCCGCAACGGGTTCCTGGTCACTGTCGGCGGTCTCGCCGGTTTTGCTGCCGGTGCCATCGCAGCCTTCTTTGCCGTCCCCCTCGTCAGCACCTTCGTTGAGGACTCCGGGTGGAGGCTCACCGCCATCATCGCTGCCGCCGTCGTACTCATGGCACTGGGACACGGCCTGGGCACCATGGTGGGAAGGCAACTCCGCGGCGTGGTGCGGATCCGGCCGCTGCGGGCGGCGGACCGGCTGGTGGGCGGGGCGCTGAACCTTGTGGTTTCCGCGCTGGTGATGTCCATGCTGGCATTCAGTGTCAGTTCCCTCGGCGTGCCCGTCGTGTCCCAGCAGCTGGCCGAATCCAAGGTGATCCGCTTCATCGACGGGCTGACTCCCACCCCGGTCAAGGCCACCATGGCGCAGCTGCGCTCCACGGTAATCGGCAACGGCATCCCCACGCTGATCGAAGGGCTGGACCAGGGCCAGGCGGTCCAGGTCCCCAACACGAGCACCAATACGCCCGCGCTCAACAAGGCGGCGCAATCCGTTCTGAGGATCGCGGGTACGGCCTATGAATGCGGACAGAACCAGACCGGCAGCGGCTTCGTGGTGTCCGAGGACCGGGTGGTCACCAACGCGCATGTGGTGGCCGGTGTGTCGCAGCCCGTGGTGGAGATGCCCGACGGCGGCGCGATGCCCGGGCGCGTGGTCTACTTCGACACCAAGCGCGATCTGGCCGTCCTGGCCGTGGACAACCTGCCCTCCCGGCCGCTGCCGCTAAGCCGCGACCTGCCGGGCGGCAGCCAGGCTGCGTTTGCCGGGTACCCGCATGGCGGCCCCTTCCAGTCCAAACCCGCCACGGTCCAGGACATCGCCACGGTCCTGGTTCCGGACATCTACGGCAACAACCCCTCCCCGGAGGACATCTACCGTCTGGCCGGAGACGTGCAGCCCGGAAACTCGGGCGGACCGCTGCTCACCACCGAAGGCCAGGTGGCCGGCGTGGTCTTCGCCAAGGCCACCTCGGACGCTGAAGTGGGCTTCGCCATCACCATGAATGACCTTGAGCCGGTCGCGGAGCAGGCTCCGGCACTGTCTTCGCCTGTTTCCTCGGGGCAGTGCATCCAAAAGTAG
- the aroQ gene encoding type II 3-dehydroquinate dehydratase → MTEASSTVEAGRGTILVINGPNLNLLGTREPEKYGTSTLADVEQLAAAAAKEHGFTAEFLQSNHEGVLLDAIHAARGAAVGIVLNAGAFTHTSVALRDALAAVQLPAVEVHITNVHQREEFRHHSYLSPVCAAVIVGAGVFGYKLAIDYLAEVL, encoded by the coding sequence ATGACTGAAGCCTCCTCCACCGTCGAAGCCGGCCGCGGCACCATCCTGGTCATCAATGGCCCCAACCTGAATTTGCTGGGGACCCGGGAGCCGGAGAAGTACGGCACCTCCACCCTTGCCGACGTGGAACAGCTGGCCGCGGCCGCTGCGAAGGAACACGGCTTCACAGCGGAGTTCCTCCAGTCCAACCATGAGGGCGTCCTGCTGGATGCCATCCACGCTGCCCGGGGCGCCGCCGTCGGCATCGTCCTCAACGCCGGTGCCTTCACGCACACGTCTGTGGCACTTCGTGACGCCCTGGCAGCCGTCCAGCTTCCCGCCGTCGAGGTTCACATCACCAATGTCCACCAGCGCGAGGAATTCCGGCACCATTCCTACCTGTCGCCGGTCTGCGCGGCAGTGATCGTGGGCGCGGGCGTGTTCGGCTACAAGCTGGCCATCGACTACCTGGCCGAGGTCCTGTAA
- a CDS encoding alpha-galactosidase produces MDPLHLRSAGTSLLISFDSGEAEVIHWGADLGTDLPDLAILASPVGHSSIDAHVPSGLLPQASSAWRGRPALRGHRITDDGGGFDFSHRLRVISATAEGATATIVQADADAGLSVSSFLTLHDGGLMELRHTVTNHGTTAFQVDELATVLPVAPDAVELLDLTGRWCRERHPQRHTIQQGTWVRTGRHGRTGHDSSLLFAAGTRGFGNRHGKVWATHLAWSGNHEQFADTIGDGRTLIGGSELLGPAEVILKPGGTYTTPALFAAYSDRGLDGVTDAFYSWFRSRPHHVLPAASTGLPAGRPRPVVLNTWEAVYFDHNLDTLIELAESAADLGVERFVLDDGWFRGRRDDHAGLGDWYVDESVWPNGLTPLIDAVTSRGMEFGLWVEPEMVNLDSDVARAHPEWIVGPSALAHKDGGRLPLEWRNQHIIDLVNPEAWQYIYDRIDELLASYNISYLKWDQNRDLTEHGHAGRSSVHAQTLAAYRLFDELRKAHPGVEIESCSSGGARVDLGILERTDRIWASDCNDALERQTIQRWTGAVVPPELVGSHIGPTTSHTTARTHDLSFRGITALFGHFGMEWDVRSVQGKERGELRRLVRLYKEHRDLIHSGRRVHADLADDSLLLHGVVAVGSRAKGTTAALFALASTRTSAAEQPGRIGIPGLEGGRTYRVEAVFPREDDADYGHTYTQVRPPEWLAEGAVAHGRFLAEVGLPMPILNPEHALLLKVTAL; encoded by the coding sequence ATGGATCCCCTGCACCTCCGTTCCGCCGGCACCAGCCTGCTGATCAGCTTCGACAGCGGGGAGGCCGAGGTCATCCACTGGGGCGCTGACCTGGGCACCGACCTGCCGGACCTTGCAATCCTGGCCTCCCCCGTGGGGCACTCCTCCATCGACGCGCACGTCCCCTCCGGGCTCCTCCCCCAGGCTTCTTCCGCCTGGCGCGGACGTCCCGCCCTGCGCGGCCACCGCATCACCGACGACGGTGGCGGCTTCGACTTCTCGCACCGCCTCCGCGTCATCTCCGCAACTGCCGAGGGTGCCACGGCGACCATTGTGCAGGCCGACGCCGACGCCGGGCTGAGCGTCTCGTCTTTCCTGACACTGCACGACGGCGGGCTGATGGAACTGCGCCACACCGTCACCAACCACGGCACCACGGCTTTCCAGGTGGATGAACTGGCGACAGTCCTCCCGGTGGCGCCTGACGCCGTCGAACTCCTCGACCTGACCGGCCGCTGGTGCCGGGAACGCCACCCGCAGCGGCACACCATCCAGCAGGGCACGTGGGTGCGGACCGGCCGGCACGGCCGCACCGGCCACGATTCCTCGCTGCTGTTCGCCGCCGGCACCCGGGGCTTCGGCAACCGGCACGGCAAAGTCTGGGCCACCCATCTGGCCTGGAGCGGCAACCACGAACAGTTCGCGGACACCATCGGTGACGGCCGGACCCTGATCGGCGGCTCGGAACTGCTGGGCCCCGCAGAGGTCATCCTGAAACCGGGCGGCACGTACACCACGCCGGCCCTCTTTGCCGCCTACTCGGACCGCGGCCTTGACGGTGTCACCGACGCCTTCTACAGCTGGTTCCGCTCCCGCCCGCACCATGTACTGCCCGCCGCATCCACCGGGCTGCCCGCCGGCAGACCGCGCCCGGTGGTGCTGAACACCTGGGAGGCGGTGTACTTCGACCATAACCTGGACACGCTGATCGAATTGGCAGAATCAGCTGCCGACCTCGGTGTGGAGCGCTTCGTGCTCGACGACGGCTGGTTCCGCGGCCGCCGCGACGACCATGCCGGCCTGGGCGACTGGTACGTGGACGAGTCCGTGTGGCCGAACGGCCTCACCCCCCTGATTGATGCCGTCACCTCCCGTGGCATGGAGTTCGGCCTCTGGGTCGAGCCGGAAATGGTCAACCTGGACTCGGACGTCGCGCGGGCGCACCCGGAGTGGATCGTAGGCCCCTCGGCTCTCGCCCACAAGGACGGCGGGCGGCTGCCCCTCGAATGGCGCAACCAGCACATCATCGACTTGGTGAACCCCGAGGCCTGGCAGTACATCTACGACCGGATCGACGAGCTCCTGGCCAGCTACAACATCAGCTACCTCAAGTGGGACCAGAACCGCGACCTCACGGAGCACGGCCACGCCGGCCGCAGCTCCGTCCACGCCCAGACCCTGGCCGCGTACCGGCTGTTCGACGAGCTCAGGAAGGCCCATCCCGGCGTCGAAATTGAAAGCTGCTCCTCCGGCGGTGCCCGCGTGGACCTGGGCATCCTGGAGCGGACGGACCGGATCTGGGCCTCGGACTGCAACGACGCGCTGGAGCGGCAGACCATCCAGCGCTGGACCGGCGCGGTGGTTCCGCCGGAGCTGGTGGGCAGCCACATCGGCCCCACCACTTCGCACACCACCGCCCGCACCCACGACCTCTCCTTCCGGGGCATCACCGCACTGTTCGGCCACTTCGGAATGGAATGGGACGTGCGCAGCGTGCAGGGCAAGGAGCGCGGGGAGCTGCGGCGCCTGGTGCGGCTGTACAAGGAACACCGGGACCTGATCCACAGCGGCCGCCGGGTCCACGCCGACCTCGCCGATGACTCCCTCCTGCTGCACGGCGTGGTGGCGGTCGGGTCCCGTGCCAAAGGTACGACGGCGGCGCTGTTCGCCCTGGCGAGCACGCGCACCTCTGCCGCCGAGCAGCCTGGCCGGATCGGCATCCCGGGCCTGGAGGGCGGACGCACCTACCGGGTGGAAGCGGTCTTCCCTCGAGAAGACGACGCCGACTACGGTCACACCTACACCCAGGTCCGGCCACCGGAGTGGCTGGCTGAGGGTGCGGTGGCCCACGGCCGGTTCCTCGCCGAGGTGGGGCTCCCGATGCCCATCCTGAACCCGGAGCACGCCCTGTTGCTGAAGGTCACGGCCCTCTAA